The Pontibacter sp. SGAir0037 DNA segment CCAGGGGAATGGCATAGAAAGACTACTTGGTTCTCCTGCGGGCATTTTACCCGTTGCCCGGAGGCGGAGGAGGTGTGCCGCCCGGAAACCCTCCCGGTGGTGGTCCCGGAAAGCGGTTGTTGTCTTCTGTCGGAGTTGCTGCTCCTCCAAAGTTCCGCAGGTTATAGGTAAAGGTGAGCATAAAGAACCGCTGCAATACACTCGATTGTACATCCGAAATATACTGAGCTGCAACTGTACGCTGTATGCTTACATTCTGCTTCAGCAGGTCGTTTACACTCAGGCTGATTTCCGCCTGCTGGTTGCGCAGTATCTTTTTACTGATACTCATGTTCCATAGCAGATAGTTCTGGTTATATCCTTCCGATAAGCCTGTGTTGAGTACATGATTAAGCTCTGTTCTGTATACTATTCCTTTCCAGAAATTCCAGTTATACTTAAGGCTGGTGTTCTGGCTAAAGTAATTGTTATTCAGTTCGGGTTGCAGGGTATTATGCACCATACTATAAGTAGAGTTGGTAGATACGGTAAAATCTATTTTCTCGCTTATATTGCTGCTCAGGTTAATGCCTACTCCTACATTGGGCGTATTGGCGAAGTTTAAAGCGGTTGTGTAGCCAGGGGTACGGGTATAACCAATGCTACCATGCAGCCCCAGGTTAGAGCTGATAAGAGGCAGAGGCTGCCCGTAGTGGAAAAAGCTACGCAGGTTCAGGTAGCCATACAGGTTTACAGGCTGGCTTAGCTGCTGCCCTCTCTCCAAAATCTGCCCGTTTTCAAGCACAATATCCGCTGTGGTAGCCCTGGTGATACGGCTGGTAATATAATCCTGCACAACAGAACCAAAGAAACCTACAAAAAAGACCCTGTTTGTTTCCAGGTCGAAGTTGCGCAGGCCCATTCTGAAGTTATGCTGGTAACTCTGCACCAGTTCCGGGTTGCCCTGTGAAAGCATTAAAGGATTAGAGTTATCAACTACGTCCTGCAGCTGTTCTACCCCAGGTGCCACTGTACTGGTGGAGTAGTTAAAATCAAAGTTCTTGGTCTGGGAGATTTTGTAATCTACTTCGGCGGCAGGCAAGACATTAATAAAAGACTTTGTAAACGCATCGCCTGCTACCGGAAACTGACGCCTATTCTGCAGTTCAGACGTCTGATACTGCAGTCCTGCCCGTAGCCGAAGCTTGTTGTTACTGTACTGGTAACCTGCTCCTGCCCTTTGTGTAAAGTAGTCGCTTGTGAAGGCATTGCTCAGTGTATTGTTTAAGTCGCTGTAAGCTGCCTCCTGCTCTGCATAGTCGTAGGTTTTCGTATCAGAATTTCTGTGTTGGTTTCCGATGCTATACTGCCATTGCCATTGCCCATACTGCCCCTGGGGTTCGGTATAGGTCAGGTTTCCCTGCCAGTTCAAACTACTTGCTTCGGAATTGCGCAACTGGTTCAGCACGGATTGGCTGGCATCCGCTTCTCTGAAGAAAATGGAATTTGCCAGCAACGATCTGTCGCTATTGCTTTGGCTGAAGCTGGTTGTGAAGTTAGATGAAATTGTACGACCAGGTTTGCCGAATTTGTGGCTGAAGTAGATATCGTTTTTAAACGTATAGCTGGTGTTATCGGAAGCGCTGGTGTTTTCGGTTTCGCTCAGATTACCATTTATGTTAGTTGTTTTACCTGTTGTTTCGGCTGAAGCAGCATTGTGCTGCCATGTAAGCGAGGGTGTTATAAGCAGCCTGTTATTGTCATTTATCTTGTAGTCTAACCTAAAATTCAATTGCTGGTTCCGGGTGGTGGTGGCATTCAGCTGGTCTTCGGTATACACCTGACCTGAATCGGCGGGGAGTGTATAAAGCTGCGAAAGAAACTGGTTGTTCTGTATACTTCTTTCTGTATAGTTATAATTGCCGCTCACTTCTATCTTACTTCCCCAGCTATCGCTAAAGTTAAGGCCTAAAGTATTTGTCGATATCAAGCCTGTTGTAGTGCCTCCTCCCGAAGGTGGTCTTCTGCCCCTCATACCGCCTCCTGGTGTCTCCCCTACCGAAAAATCGAGCAGGTTCATGTTGTTTGTCAGCCCAGTAAATGTCAATCGCCTGTCGCCTTTAAAGGTATTGATGCTGGCCCCGATCATGTAGCGGTCATCTGTTCCGTATCCGGCAGATGCTTTGCCGAAAACACCGTTTCGCCGGTCTGCTTTTGTCACAATATTGATGGTTTTCTGCTCATTGCCATCATCTACTCCTGTCAGCTCCGCCTGGTCGCTTTTTTTATCGAATATCTGTATCGAAGCAATTACATCGGCCGGCAGGTTACGCAGTGCCGCGGCAGGGTCATCACCAAAGAAGCGCTTTCCGTCTACCAGCACCTGCTTTACGTCCTGCCCCTGCGCCTGCAGGCTGCCATTCTGCATGGTAATGCCAGGCAGCTTCTGCACCAGGTCTTCGGCACTGCCATCCGGAGCTGTTTTAAAGGCGCCTGCATTAAACTGGGTGGTATCTCCTTTCTGCTCTCCCAGTGGCACGCGCCCCATTATCACCACTTCTTCGGTTACCGTACTAGCTTCTTCCAGGTAAATAATGCCCAGCGGTATACCATCGTCTTTGATGGTGATGTTTTTAGTGAAAGGTTTAAATCCAAGATAGTTTACTTCGAGGGCATATACCCCGGGCGCTACATTGGCAAACCTGAAGTTTCCGAGGTGGTCGGTGGCGGTACCTGTTTTCTGATCAAAGGTTATGCGTGTGAGTGTAACATTTGCACCCGGTAGTGCTTCCTTTGCTATAGCGCTTTTTACGGTGCCGGCTATATACAGGCCCTGCGCCTGCGCCTGCCAAAAAGCCAGCATGGCTATTATCAGAACAGCTATCTTCTTCATTGCTTCTTAATCTTTCTGTAAATCCTGTTGAAAGTGTAGTTCTTACCGGTTACAATTATTAAGTATTCAGCAAAAACTAACGAAACAAAGATCGATGATAGAAGAAGGCTCTTCAATGGAAAGGTAGCCGAAACGGACAAACAAGAGGGTTGAACGTCCTTAGCCGCTGCTGGCTCTCCGGCATATTACTGGCCTGCGAGCCAGTTCAGGAACATAGGGCTTTTCGCTTTGCTGACGATCACGTCTTCCTGGAGCGGCACTTTCAGGGCTACATGCAGTTTTCTGCCAAAGTACTGCGACGCTTCTCTTACTGCCTGATGGTTTACCAGAAACTGCCGGTTAGCCCGGAAGAACTGCTCTCCCAGCATCTGCTCCAGTTCGTCCATGGTATAGTTCACAACAAAGCTTTTCTGGTCGAAGCACAGCACTCTGGTTAACTGGTTATCGAGGTAAGCCAGGGCAATTTCGCCAATAGAAAGCGGTATGATCTTGTCTCGCTGGTATACCAGTATCGAGTTTCTTTTTTTGGAGCTTGTATGCTCGAACAACTGCAGGAGTTTAGAGAAAGGCTCTCCCGTGCCCGAGAATTTTTCCTGCAGCTGCTTATACTTATGAATGGTAGCCCGGATGGTTTCTGTCGTGAAAGGCTTTAGCACATAATCAATACCATTGGCTTTAAAGGCATCCAGTGCGTAGGCATCAAAAGCCGTACAGAAAACAACAGGCGTAGT contains these protein-coding regions:
- a CDS encoding TonB-dependent receptor yields the protein MKKIAVLIIAMLAFWQAQAQGLYIAGTVKSAIAKEALPGANVTLTRITFDQKTGTATDHLGNFRFANVAPGVYALEVNYLGFKPFTKNITIKDDGIPLGIIYLEEASTVTEEVVIMGRVPLGEQKGDTTQFNAGAFKTAPDGSAEDLVQKLPGITMQNGSLQAQGQDVKQVLVDGKRFFGDDPAAALRNLPADVIASIQIFDKKSDQAELTGVDDGNEQKTINIVTKADRRNGVFGKASAGYGTDDRYMIGASINTFKGDRRLTFTGLTNNMNLLDFSVGETPGGGMRGRRPPSGGGTTTGLISTNTLGLNFSDSWGSKIEVSGNYNYTERSIQNNQFLSQLYTLPADSGQVYTEDQLNATTTRNQQLNFRLDYKINDNNRLLITPSLTWQHNAASAETTGKTTNINGNLSETENTSASDNTSYTFKNDIYFSHKFGKPGRTISSNFTTSFSQSNSDRSLLANSIFFREADASQSVLNQLRNSEASSLNWQGNLTYTEPQGQYGQWQWQYSIGNQHRNSDTKTYDYAEQEAAYSDLNNTLSNAFTSDYFTQRAGAGYQYSNNKLRLRAGLQYQTSELQNRRQFPVAGDAFTKSFINVLPAAEVDYKISQTKNFDFNYSTSTVAPGVEQLQDVVDNSNPLMLSQGNPELVQSYQHNFRMGLRNFDLETNRVFFVGFFGSVVQDYITSRITRATTADIVLENGQILERGQQLSQPVNLYGYLNLRSFFHYGQPLPLISSNLGLHGSIGYTRTPGYTTALNFANTPNVGVGINLSSNISEKIDFTVSTNSTYSMVHNTLQPELNNNYFSQNTSLKYNWNFWKGIVYRTELNHVLNTGLSEGYNQNYLLWNMSISKKILRNQQAEISLSVNDLLKQNVSIQRTVAAQYISDVQSSVLQRFFMLTFTYNLRNFGGAATPTEDNNRFPGPPPGGFPGGTPPPPPGNG
- a CDS encoding LytTR family DNA-binding domain-containing protein, with amino-acid sequence MKVVIIEDESLMAEDLAYTLQQVDKHIEVQAILPSVKKAIAYFSKNSFPDLIFSDIQLGDGLSFEIFNAVHTTTPVVFCTAFDAYALDAFKANGIDYVLKPFTTETIRATIHKYKQLQEKFSGTGEPFSKLLQLFEHTSSKKRNSILVYQRDKIIPLSIGEIALAYLDNQLTRVLCFDQKSFVVNYTMDELEQMLGEQFFRANRQFLVNHQAVREASQYFGRKLHVALKVPLQEDVIVSKAKSPMFLNWLAGQ